A genome region from Erigeron canadensis isolate Cc75 chromosome 3, C_canadensis_v1, whole genome shotgun sequence includes the following:
- the LOC122593307 gene encoding homeobox protein knotted-1-like LET12 isoform X2 produces the protein MSFHDNITHEMALHHYSDHHHHHLTENDDVLTSILPSTTTSDHPKPSQSPPPTWLNNAILRQHNTHFDNTTNNNNNNNNNNSNNFLNLQTTNSDSSNSNSHWLSPRPLLDNSETDNNTRESMFVVSGDNPKLVGQHQHEIESDGNGNNNERLEWEFAKCKADILSHPMYDQLLSAHVSCLRIATPVDQLPRIDAQLGQSQQVIAKYSVFGNHNNQPLDDKDLNQFMAHYVVLLSSFKEQLQQHVRVHAMEAVMACWELEQSLQSLTGVAPGEGTGATMSDDDEEQVDSDANMFDGGLDVSDSMGFGLPTESERSLMERVRQELKHELKQGYKEKIVDIREEILRKRRAGKLPGDTTSLLKAWWQSHSKWPYPTEEDKARLVQETGLQLKQINNWFINQRKRNWHSNPSSSTTVKSKRKR, from the exons ATGTCTTTCCACGACAACATAACCCACGAAATGGCCCTCCATCACtactccgaccaccaccaccatcacttaACCGAAAACGACGACGTTTTAACAAGCATCTTACCTTCAACCACCACTTCCGACCACCCAAAACCGTCCCAATCACCACCCCCCACATGGCTTAACAACGCCATCCTCCGCCAACACAACACCCACTTCGACAacactacaaataataataataataataataataataatagtaataatttcCTTAATTTACAAACAACTAATTCAGACTCATCAAACTCAAACAGCCATTGGTTGTCTCCAAGGCCATTATTAGACAATTCTGAAACCGACAACAACACCCGCGAATCTATGTTTGTTGTGTCGGGTGACAACCCGAAATTAGTGGGTCAACATCAACACGAAATTGAAAGCGACGGAAATGGAAATAATAATGAAAGATTAGAGTGGGAATTCGCAAAGTGTAAAGCGGATATTTTGTCACATCCTATGTATGATCAATTATTGTCTGCACATGTTTCGTGTTTAAGAATTGCTACACCGGTTGATCAATTGCCTAGAATTGATGCTCAGTTGGGTCAGTCTCAACAAGTTATTGCTAAGTACTCTGTTTTTGGCAATCATAATAATCAGCCTCTTGATGATAAGGATCTTAATCAGTTTATG GCACACTATGTTGTACTGCTTTCTTCATTTAAAGAACAATTGCAGCAACATGTCCGTGTCCATGCAATGGAAGCGGTCATGGCTTGTTGGGAGCTTGAACAATCTTTACAAAGCTTAACAG GTGTAGCACCTGGGGAAGGTACAGGTGCAACAATGTCTGATGACGATGAAGAACAAGTAGACAGTGATGCTAACATGTTTGATGGAGGCCTAGATGTTTCGGACAGCATGGGATTTGGTCTTCCTACTGAAAGTGAACGTTCTTTAATGGAACGTGTCAGGCAAGAATTAAAGCATGAGTTGAAGCAG GGCTACAAGGAGAAAATTGTTGACATTAGAGAGGAAATCCTACGTAAAAGAAGAGCTGGAAAACTGCCTGGAGATACCACCTCCCTACTAAAAGCCTGGTGGCAGTCTCATTCTAAGTGGCCTTACCCCACC GAGGAagacaaagcaagattggtacAAGAAACGGGATTACAGCTGAAGCAGATTAACAACTGGTTCATCAACCAAAGAAAAAGGAACTGGCACAGTAATCCTTCATCCTCGACAACTGTCAAGAGTAAACGCAAGAG GTGA
- the LOC122593307 gene encoding homeobox protein knotted-1-like LET12 isoform X1 — protein sequence MSFHDNITHEMALHHYSDHHHHHLTENDDVLTSILPSTTTSDHPKPSQSPPPTWLNNAILRQHNTHFDNTTNNNNNNNNNNSNNFLNLQTTNSDSSNSNSHWLSPRPLLDNSETDNNTRESMFVVSGDNPKLVGQHQHEIESDGNGNNNERLEWEFAKCKADILSHPMYDQLLSAHVSCLRIATPVDQLPRIDAQLGQSQQVIAKYSVFGNHNNQPLDDKDLNQFMAHYVVLLSSFKEQLQQHVRVHAMEAVMACWELEQSLQSLTGVAPGEGTGATMSDDDEEQVDSDANMFDGGLDVSDSMGFGLPTESERSLMERVRQELKHELKQGYKEKIVDIREEILRKRRAGKLPGDTTSLLKAWWQSHSKWPYPTEEDKARLVQETGLQLKQINNWFINQRKRNWHSNPSSSTTVKSKRKSNAR from the exons ATGTCTTTCCACGACAACATAACCCACGAAATGGCCCTCCATCACtactccgaccaccaccaccatcacttaACCGAAAACGACGACGTTTTAACAAGCATCTTACCTTCAACCACCACTTCCGACCACCCAAAACCGTCCCAATCACCACCCCCCACATGGCTTAACAACGCCATCCTCCGCCAACACAACACCCACTTCGACAacactacaaataataataataataataataataataatagtaataatttcCTTAATTTACAAACAACTAATTCAGACTCATCAAACTCAAACAGCCATTGGTTGTCTCCAAGGCCATTATTAGACAATTCTGAAACCGACAACAACACCCGCGAATCTATGTTTGTTGTGTCGGGTGACAACCCGAAATTAGTGGGTCAACATCAACACGAAATTGAAAGCGACGGAAATGGAAATAATAATGAAAGATTAGAGTGGGAATTCGCAAAGTGTAAAGCGGATATTTTGTCACATCCTATGTATGATCAATTATTGTCTGCACATGTTTCGTGTTTAAGAATTGCTACACCGGTTGATCAATTGCCTAGAATTGATGCTCAGTTGGGTCAGTCTCAACAAGTTATTGCTAAGTACTCTGTTTTTGGCAATCATAATAATCAGCCTCTTGATGATAAGGATCTTAATCAGTTTATG GCACACTATGTTGTACTGCTTTCTTCATTTAAAGAACAATTGCAGCAACATGTCCGTGTCCATGCAATGGAAGCGGTCATGGCTTGTTGGGAGCTTGAACAATCTTTACAAAGCTTAACAG GTGTAGCACCTGGGGAAGGTACAGGTGCAACAATGTCTGATGACGATGAAGAACAAGTAGACAGTGATGCTAACATGTTTGATGGAGGCCTAGATGTTTCGGACAGCATGGGATTTGGTCTTCCTACTGAAAGTGAACGTTCTTTAATGGAACGTGTCAGGCAAGAATTAAAGCATGAGTTGAAGCAG GGCTACAAGGAGAAAATTGTTGACATTAGAGAGGAAATCCTACGTAAAAGAAGAGCTGGAAAACTGCCTGGAGATACCACCTCCCTACTAAAAGCCTGGTGGCAGTCTCATTCTAAGTGGCCTTACCCCACC GAGGAagacaaagcaagattggtacAAGAAACGGGATTACAGCTGAAGCAGATTAACAACTGGTTCATCAACCAAAGAAAAAGGAACTGGCACAGTAATCCTTCATCCTCGACAACTGTCAAGAGTAAACGCAAGAG TAATGCCAGGTGA